The nucleotide window ACCGGCGCAAGCGTCATACGGTCACGTCCCCCCACTAGAGGCATGGACGTGCAGGTACGCGGACCGGGGCCGGCCGACCCGTTTCTCGGGGCACGGGACCTCTTTGCCACCGAGTGTGACCTCGCCCGGCCGGTCACCGTGCGGATCGTCGACGACCCCGACGAACGGACCCGGGCCAGCCACACCGACGACGCCCACCGGCTGACTATCTCCCGGCAGGCCGCCACCTCGGCGATGGCCCGCGAACTCGCACTCCACGAGTTCGCCCACATGCACCACTACGAGGCCGACCACCCCTCCCACACTCAGTCCACCGAGGAGGCCATCTTCCTCGCGCTCGCAGGGAGGAGCGTCGAGCAGCGCAAGCTCACCCACTGCTACCAGATCGCCAACCACATGAAGGACATCTACGCCGACGACCTCTGGCTGGAGGTCGCCCCCGCCGACAAGCTCGTCGCCTTCCTCGAGTCCTCGCTTGCGGCCGCGGTCGCCGACCGGCCCGCCGAGCCAGGCACCGGGACCCGGGAGCACGTGGCGGCGAAGCCGCCCCGGGACGGGGAGTCGGCGCAGCCGGTCTCCCGACTGACTCCTGCTGCCGACCCCGAGATCACTGCCGTCAACGCCGCCTTCGCGCTCGCGCTCGTGGAGCGCCACGGGCTGGTCGACGAGGACCACCGGCTGTACGACCTCGCGCACGCGGCCGCGGCCGACGCCCCCGAGGTCGACCTGGCGGAGTTCAAAGGGCACTTCCGCTCGCTGTCGCCGGAGCCCGACGAGAGCGAGTACCGGAAGGCCCTCGTCGACGTCACGCGCGCGTACGCGGGCGGTTCCGGGCCGGCGGCCGACTAACCGGCGGCGCCAGGTTCGCGGCCATTAGAGAAGCGGCGTCGCGGCCAGCAGTACAGCCAGTGCGAGCACCGGGTAGTCCGGCCGCGAGAACCGGAGTGCCGGCAGTGTCGGGTCGTAGGCGAAACACCGGGCCCGGAGTGCGAGTGCCAGCCGGTCCGACCGGGCCAGCGCCCGCAGGACCGACAGGGTCGCCAGCCGGCTCGCGCGGTCCCGCAACGACCGCCCGTCACCCCCGCGTGCGCGAACGGCGTCCCGGACGCGGCGCACGTCCGCGCGGACGACGGGCACGAACCGGACGGTCAGCCCCACACCGACGCCCAACAGCTGCCCGGGACGGCCCGGGACGGTCCGCTGGACCGCGGCCCGGGTGTCCCGGACGGGCGTCGAGCGGATGAACGCGGCACTGACGAGCAACACCGGCACCACGCGCGCGACCGCCCGCAGTGACTCGAGAGCGGGGCCGACCCGGAACCACGGCGGCCCCGGCACGACCCCGCCGAGGACCGGCCCGAGTGCCAGGACGACGAGCACGACGCGGTAGGCCCACAGCGCGCGAAGCGGGGAGAGTCGCGCCACGGCCAGACAGCCCGCCGCGAGCGCGGTCATCGCGGCGAGCCACGCCGGCGTCGGCCCCGCGAAGACGGCGACGGCAAACCCCGCCTGGAAGGCGAGCTTCGAACGGGGGTCGAGCCGGTGGGCGAGACCGTCGCCGGGCCGGTAGTTCAGCATCCCGGGACGCGCACACCCAGGTCGGGTAACCGGTCGCGGGCTGTCTCGGGGTCGGCGTCGACGACGAGTCGACCGTCCCGCAGGCCGAGCACCCGGTCGGCCCGCGACAGGACGTCCCTGAGGTCGTGGGTGACGACCACGACACCGGTCCCGTCGGCGTGCAGGGCATCGAGGTGGGCGAGGACCGACTGCCGCGCCGGCCAGTCCAACCCCGCGAAGGGCTCATCGAGCACGAGGTGGTCGGGCTCCATCGCGAGCGCGCCGGCGACCGCGACCCGGGCCTGTTCGCCCCCCGAGAGCGCGTCGACCCGCTCGTCGCCGCGGCCGGCCATGTCGACGGCCGCCAGCGCCGCCTCGACCCGGCGGTCGACGGCCTCCCGGGCCAGCCCGAGGTTCTCGGGGCCGAAGGCCACGTCGGCGCCGACCGTCCCGGCGACGAACTGGTCGCGTGGCCGCTGGAACACCATCCCGACGGCCGTCCGCGCGGCGACCGGGTGGTCGGCGGCCGACCGCCCGTCGACCAGCGCCTCCCCCTCGTCGGGCACGAGCAAGGCGTTGAAGTGTCTGACCAGCGTCGTCTTCCCGCTGCCGTTCGGGCCGGCGACGACGACCCACTCGCCGTCCGGGATAGTGACGGAGACGCCATCGACCGCGGGCTCGCCGTCGTACCGGTGGACCAGGTTCCGGACCTCGATCATGTGGCCCGACGGAGCGCCTCGTTCCCGCTCGCGACGGCGCCGACGGTCAGCGCCGCCTTCAGCACGTCCGGCGGGAGAAACGGCGCCATGGCCGTCGCTGCTGCCTCCAGGGGGATACCCTGCGCCCACGCGAACCAGGGGACGCCGACGGCGTAGATGGCGGCGACCCCGACGCCGAGTGCGACGGCGAGCGTGACGACCGACACCCTCCGGAGGTCCCGGGGTTCGACCCGGCGGTGGACGACGGCGCCGACCAGGACCGCCGCGAGAAGGAATCCGACCAGGAATCCACCCGTCGGACCCAGAACGTACCCGAGTCCCGCGTTGCCGTTGGAGAACACCGGTGCCCCGGCGAGTCCGACAGCGAGGTACAGCGCCAACCCGAACCCGCCCCAGACCGGCCCGAGCAGGAGGCCGGCGAAAAAGACCCCGAACGGCTGGAGCGAGAACGGAACGGCGATCCCCGGGACCGGTATCGACACGTACGCCAGCACCGCCGTCAGCGACGCGAGCAGGACGGCCGACGCGACGTAGCGGACGGTCCGGTCGCCGACCAGCTCGACGGACTCGTATCGTTCTGCCATACCCGGCGGTGCGACGTCAACGATAAAAGAATCATTGGTTTACGAGCCGGGCGGACACCCCGGACCGACGGCCGGCTCCGGGCACAGGTGAACGACGGAGCGAACGCGCAAAACGAACAGGGTGAGGCGAAGAGCCGGTCGCGTTACCGTGCTGCGGCGGCGACGCGCTCTTTCTCTTCTTTCTGGTTGACCGCGTAGGTGGAGACGTCGTTGTTGGCGGCGCCGATGAGCTGCTGGGCGACGGCGTCGGCGGCGTCGGTCTCGGTCTTGAAGGAGTCGCTGTGGACTCCTTCGGCGATGAACTTCAGCGCCTGGTCGACCCGGCGCTGGGGGGAGATGTCGACGGCCTTGGGAACCGAGATCCCGCCGTACTTCAGGCGGACGGTCTCCTCGCGGGGGGCGCTGTTCTCGATGGCCTCGACGAGCACCTGGACGGGGTTCTCGCCGGTCCGGTCGTGGATGGCCTCGAAGGCGTCCCGGACCAGGGAGGTCGTCAGCTGCTTCTTGCCGGTGTTCTCGTCGGTCTGCATCAGGCGGTTGATCAGCCGCTCGACGATGCTGATCTCCGACTTCTTGAACTGCTTGTCGGCGTGGCGCCCCATCGTGTGGGCGATGGGCGTGACGGTGATGTACCGCTCGGTGGAGGGGTCGGTGTACTCGATGTCGTCGACGCTCCAGCGCTGAAAGAGGAGGGCGTCGCTGTCCTCGCTGCCTGGAGCCTCGGGTTCGGGCTGGTCGGTGCTCATCTGACTGGCTTCTCCGCGTTGCCCCGCACCAGTTCGATCATCGACACGCCGTTGACCTTCTCAACCTTGTAGTTGACCCCGGAGAGGTCGCCCATCGCACGGCCCTTCGCGCCGCCGATGCCCGCGATGGTCACTTCGTCGTGCTCGTCGATGAAGGAGATGGCGCCGTCGCCGGGACAGAAGGCGGTGACCTGCTTGCCGTTTTTGATGAGCTGGACCCGGACGCACTTCCGGATCGCGGAGTTGGGCTGTTTCGCTTCGATGCCGACCTTCTCGAGGACGATACCCCGGCCCTGCGGGGCGCCCTCCAGGGGGTCCGATTTCTCGCCGAGCCCCCGCTCGCGGCGCGCGTACTCCGAGTCGGACCACCGTCGCTTCTGGCGGTCCTTCTTGAGTTTCCGCGCGGCGTACTTGCCGTTTGCCATAGTGCACTCCGCTACCTCCCCGAGCCACTTAAGCGTCGTCTTTCGCCACGGGGTGTCTCGTGAAGGGATTCAGGGCGGGAGAGACCTGAGAGCAGCAAGAAAGCCCCCGCTCGCTCGGCTATTGCGACTCGCTGTCTCCGGAAATCGGAGATTTCCGGGATGAGCGCGGGACTCCGTCCCGCGAACCGTGCGAGCGGGCGCGTTGCGCCCGCGAGCAGATGACGAGAGACGGCTTCGCCGTCTCTCGAACCACGCTCCTCACTCCGTTGCGGTGTCTGCTCACGGCAGCTTCGCTGCCGTTCGCACGGGCCGAGGCGCCTGCGGCGCCTCGCGGCTTGCGTCGTCTCAGGCGCCGAGCGCGAGGTCGGCGCCGCCGACCTCGTCATGCCGTGGCGGCGAAGCCGCCACGCGAGCGGCCCCTTTCAGTCCCGCCCGGCCTGGACAGCCGAATTGGGCGGGGCTTTCTTGCTGCTCTCAATATCCCTGCAGCACGACAGCCCAACTACACGCTACCTTCGCCACCGGCGGGAGCCTTTTGTGCGCGCCGGCCGACCCGCCGGCATGTCCGAGACCGGTGACGGCGAGCAGTTCCCCGACGCGCTCGACCCCGCCGACGCCTTCGCCGCCCTGGCGGACGGGACCCGCGTCGCCATCCTCCAGGCGCTGTGGGAGGCCGACGACCAGACCGCCACCTTCTCCGAGCTGCGCGAGGCCGTCGGCGTCGGGGACTCCGGACAGTTCAACTACCACCTCGACAAGCTCGCCGGCCACTTCCTCCGCAGGACCGACGACGGCTACGAACTCGCGCTGGCCGGCCGCCGCGTCATCGGGAGCCTGCTCGAGGGTGCCTACACCAAACGCGGGTCCATCGACCCCATCGCGCTCGACCGGCCCTGTTCGTACTGCGGTGGGGACCGCACCTTCCGGTACGAGGACGAACGGGTCACCATCGACTGCGCGGACTGCTCGCTCTCGGCCCGCTTCGAGGTCCCCCCGGGGGTGTTCGCCGGCTACGACCGCGGGCAGTTCCCCGTCGTCGCCCGGCAGTATCTCCGGGTGATGCTGTACGAGGCCGCGAGTGGCTTCTGCCCGTTCTGCGAGGGGCGCTTCGACGTCGCTGTCGACCCCGCGGGGGTCGCTGCCGACGACTACGAGTACGACTTCCCGACCGCGCGGTACACCTGCGCCCGCTGCGGGGAGGAACTCGTGACCGACCTCGGGACCGCACTCCTGTTCGAGCCCGCGGTCGTCGGCTTCTACGCCGACCACGGCCTCGACGTCCGGGAGGGGCCGCTGAACCGGTTCATCGTCACCCACGACGTCGATGTCCTGGCGGACGACCCGCCCGAAGTCGCCGTCACCTACACCGCCGACGGCGAGCAGTTGCGGGTGGTCGCCGGGCCGGGCCTGTCCGTACGCGAGACGGAGCGGGTCTAGATGGGCCACACCTCGCGAACGGTCACCGAGACGGTCCCCCCGACTGCCACCGCCGGGCCCGCCGGTCGCGAACAGCACGGCAGGCAGGGCGTCGAGACGGCGGCGCATGAGTACGCCTCCGGCAGCCGTGGTGAACACGCGCCCGACAGTTGCCAGCCGCCGGGTCCCGGCGATACCAAGACATACCAGCCCGGCCGGCGAACGGGGCGGCATGAACGGGCGTGAACGGCGATGACGGTGCTCGACCGGTTCCGGCTCGACGGCGACGTGGCCCTGGTGACGGGTGCTGCGGGCGGCATCGGCGGCGCCCTCGCGGAGGCGATGGCCGAGAGCGGGGCGGACGTCGCGGTCGCCGACATCGACGAGGAGGTCCACGCGGTCGCCGACCGGCTGGCTGCGGAGACCGACGCGGCTGTCGAGCCGGTCGTCGCCGACGTGAGCGAGGAGAGCGAGGTCGAGGGGATGGTCGACCGGACGGTCGAGGCGCTGGGCGGGCTCGACGTCGCCTTCGCCAACGCCGGCGTCGCCATCCGCGGCGGCCCGGCGCCGGAGTACGACATGGACGCCTGGGACGAGCTGATGGACGTCAACCTCAGGGGCGTGTTCCTGACCGCGCGGGCAGCGGCCGCCCACATGCGGGACCACGGCGGCGGCCGCATCGTCAACACTGCGTCCATCCTGGGATTCAACGGGACGAGACTGGAGGGACTGGCGGGATACACTGCGGCGAAGGGTGGCGTCGTCAACCTCACCCGCCAGCTGGCGGCCGAACTCGCCGACCACGACATCCGGGTCAACGCCATCGCGCCGGGCTTCATCGAGACGGCGATGACCGAGGAGGGACTCGGCGAGGTCGACAGGGACGTACTCGTGGGTCAGATCCCCGCCGGCCGGATCGGACAGCCGGCGGACCTCAAGGGACTGGCTCTCTACCTGGCAAGCGAGGCCTCGCCGTACACGACCGGCGAGACGGTCCTCGTCGACGGCGGGATGGACGCGGCCTGAGCTACGTCAGCTCGATGCCGTCGATATCGAAGTGTCGCTGGGCCAGCTCGCGGGCGGCCTCGATGTTCTTGCCGCCGGTACCGATGGCGGCCCCGTGGTCCTCCTGAGCCACCTCGGCGTAGGCGACGGTGTCGTCGTTCTCGCTGATGGTGACGTTGTAGACTGCCGCCGGAGCCAGGGCGTTCGCCACGAAGTCCTCCGGGGTGGCGGCGTCCTCGACCAGCTTCACCTCGCGGTCCAGCCGGTCCTCGACGCGCTTGACGTTCTCGCCGCCGGCGCCGATCGCCTGGCCCATCTCCCCGGCCGCCACCAGATAGACCACGCGGTCGTGTTCGTCGTCGACGATACAGTCCCGGGCGGTCGCGTCGGTCTCCTCCTCGAACAGCGCGAGCAGGCGACGAGCCTCGTCGGACAGGCGGATCATCTCGTCTCAGTCCGCGCCCGACTCGGAGCCGGTCTCGCGCTCGCCGGAGGCCATCCGCAGGTCCACGTCCCCGGTCCCCAGTTTGATCGGCTTGCCGACGATGACGTTCTCCGTGACGCCGTTGAGGTCGTCGACCTCGCCGTGGATCGCGGCGTCGAGCAGGTGCGAGACGGTCACCTCGAAGGCCGCCCGCGCGAGCACCGAGTCCTTCGAGCCGGAGATGCCGTGGCGGCCGATCGACTCGATCGTCCCCTCGTTTGTCATGATGTCCGCGACCAGCATCAGGTGGCGGATGTTCACGTCGTCCAGCCCCTGCTCTTCGAGGGTGTTCATCGTCTCCTCGATGATGGCCTCGCGGGCCGCCTCGACGCCCAGGTTCCGGTAGATCTCGTGGATGTTGTTACAGGTCGTCCGGGAGGCGTCGACGCCCTCGATGTCCAGCGCGTCGCCGAACGCCGACCCCTCCGTGTAGAGGACGAACTCTTCGCCGTCTTCGGTCTCCTCCTTGCGGATGACGACCCGGGAGACCTCCTCGATCCCCTTGAAGACGATCTCCCGGAGCTCCTCGACGAGCTGGAGCAGGTCCCGGTAGGAGGGCTGTTCGGGCCCGAACTGCACCACGAGGTCGCGCTGGGTGGTCTCGACGCCGAGTTCGGCCTCGATGGTCTCGGCGATCTCTTCGGCGACGGCGACCGGGTCCTCGGCGGTCGGCCACCGCTCCATCAGCGTCTCCTCGTTCAGCGCCACCTGCACCACCATGTCCGCGACGTTCGTCGACACGTCGCCCAGCTGGAGGATCTTCGTCGCCTCGATGTTCCAGACCACCTCGTGGGCCTTCTCGCGGTCGGCCGCGTACTCCTCGTCGAGGTGGACGGTCATCATCGGCGTATCCGGTTCCTTCCGGGCGTCGACCAGCTCGATGAGCCGGGGCAGCCCCTGCGTGACGTCGATCTCCGCGACCCCGGCGTAGTGGAACGTGTTCATCGTCATCTGGGTGCCGGGCTCGCCGATCGACTGGGCCGAGACCGTCCCGACCGGGTCAAGCGGGTCGACGCGGGTCTCGCGGTACTCCGCGACGGTCGCCTGGATGACCTCGTCGGCCTCCTCGGCAGTCGCGTCCCGTCCCTCGAGCGCCTCGTACAGGTTGTCCTTCAGCCGGCGCGGGAGGTCGGCGTCCTCGACGAGTGCGGCGACGTCCTCGGAGACGTCGTAGTCGGTCATCAGTCGTCACCCTCCGCGGCCCAGTAGCCGTCGGCGTGTTCGGAGAGGTTCGTCGGCTCCGTCCGTTCGCCGAGGAACCGCGCTTTCTCGCGCTCGTCGTCGAACTCCTCGTCGAGGACGCGCTCGGCGATGGCGTCGACATCGACGGCCTCGCCTTCCTCGGAACTGGAAACCTCGACCGGCGAGGTGCCGTCCTCGCCGAACTCGAACTGGACGACCGTGTCCGAGGTGTCCCGGACCGTGCCGTCGTACTGGGTCTCGAGTTCGGAGAGCGCGTTGATCAGCCGGCGCTGGAGGTAGCCGGACTTGGAGGTCCGGACCGCCGTGTCCACAAGCCCCTCGCGGCCACCCATCGCGTGGAAGAAGAACTCCTTGGGCTCGAGACCCTCGCGGTAGGAGTGTTCCACGAAGCCGTGGGCGTCAGCCGAGAGGTCGTTGGGCTCGAAGTGAGAGAGCGTGCGACCCTCGTAGCCGCGGTTGATCCGCTCGCCCCGGACCGCCTGCTGGCCGACACAGCCGGCCATCTGCGTGAGGTTGAGCATCGACCCACGCGCGCCGGACTCGGCCATCACGACCGCGGGATTGTCCGAGCCGAAGTGGTCCTCGGCGATGTCGCCCGCGCTGTCACGGGCCTTGCCCAGCGTCTGCATGATCTTCATCTCCAGGGTCTCGTCGACCGTCCGGCCCGGCAGCGACTCGAGGTCGCCGCGGCGGTAGGTCTCGATGAGCTCCTGGACGCGCTCGCGGGCGTTGCCGATGGCCTCGTCGACCTGCTCCTGGGCCTCCTCGGGGATCGACTCGTCGTCGATCCCGATCGAGAAGCCGAAGTGCATGATCGTCCGGACCGCGAGCGACGACACTTCGTTGATGAAGATGCGCGCCCGGGTCCGCGAGTAGGCCTTGGCGATGGTGTCGACGACTTCGCCGCCGAAGGCGCCGACGGCGTCCTCGTCGATGGTGCCCTCGAGTAGCTGGCCGTCCTCGATGACGACCTCGTCGCCCGCCGAGGAGGTGAACTGGAGGTCCAGCCCGTCGGGCAACAGCTCCGAGAAGATGGTCCGGCCGGTCCAGTAGGCCTCGCCGTCCTCCTCCCCGTCGGGTGCGGGCAGCTCGTCGATCCGGGTCGCCCGCAGCAGGTCGAGCGCCTGCGTCTCGTTGAAGTGGGGGTTCTGATTCGTGAGGAGGTATGTCGCGGTGACGTGGTCCTGGATGGCGCCGAGGATGTTCTCGCCGAATCGCGGGGAGAGCATCTGCTCCTGGACGCGCATCAGCACGCGGGCCTCCGCCCGGGCCTCCTCGTTCTGGAGGGCGTGCATGTTCATCTCGTCGCCGTCGAAGTCGGCGTTGTAGGGGGGACACACGGTCGTGTTCAGACGGAAGGTCTTGTACGGCATCACGACGACCTCGTGGGCCATGATCGACATCCGGTGCAGCGACGGCTGGCGGTTGAACACGACGATGTCGCCGTCGATGAGGTGTCGGGAGACCTCCCAGCCGGGCTCGACCTTCTCCGACAGCTCCTCGCAGTTCTTCTCGGTGACCTTCAGCCGGCGTCCGTCCGGGCGGCGCACGTAGTTCGCGCCCGGGTGGGCCTCGGGCCCGTTGGAGACGTAGCGGCGCGCGGTCTCCAGGTTGCGCTCGTTGACGTTCATCGTCTGGGTCATCTCGGAGGCCACCCGCTCGGGGACGCCGACCTCGTTCAGGCTGAGGGTCGGGTCCGGCGAGATCACGGTCCGCGAGGAGAAGTTCACGCGCTTGCCCGACAGCGAGCCCCGGAACCGCCCCTCCTTGCCCTTCAGGCGCTGTGAGAGGGTCTTGAGGGGGCGACCCGAGCGGTGTCGCGCTGGCGGCGTCCCCGAGATCTCGTTGTCCATG belongs to Salinirussus salinus and includes:
- a CDS encoding DNA-directed RNA polymerase subunit A', whose amino-acid sequence is MSTQAPKEIGKLSFGLMDPEEYREMSATKVITADTYDDDGFPIDMGLMDPRLGVIDPGLECKTCGKHSGSCNGHFGHIELAAPVIHVGFAKLIRRLLRGTCRECSRLCLTDEEKAEFRDRLQRSRDLGDDLSDVTKAAIRQARKKDRCPYCGEQQFDINHEKPTTYYEVQQVLAAEYPQRITAAMEPDEDSERVTPTDLAEETGIDAGRVQEILSGEFRPREEDRRAIESALDVDLTEEDMNKLMPSDIRDWFEDIPDEDIAVLGIDPEKSRPEWMILTVLPVPPVTARPSITLDNGQRSEDDLTHKLVDIIRINQRFMENREAGAPQLIIEDLWELLQYHVTTFMDNEISGTPPARHRSGRPLKTLSQRLKGKEGRFRGSLSGKRVNFSSRTVISPDPTLSLNEVGVPERVASEMTQTMNVNERNLETARRYVSNGPEAHPGANYVRRPDGRRLKVTEKNCEELSEKVEPGWEVSRHLIDGDIVVFNRQPSLHRMSIMAHEVVVMPYKTFRLNTTVCPPYNADFDGDEMNMHALQNEEARAEARVLMRVQEQMLSPRFGENILGAIQDHVTATYLLTNQNPHFNETQALDLLRATRIDELPAPDGEEDGEAYWTGRTIFSELLPDGLDLQFTSSAGDEVVIEDGQLLEGTIDEDAVGAFGGEVVDTIAKAYSRTRARIFINEVSSLAVRTIMHFGFSIGIDDESIPEEAQEQVDEAIGNARERVQELIETYRRGDLESLPGRTVDETLEMKIMQTLGKARDSAGDIAEDHFGSDNPAVVMAESGARGSMLNLTQMAGCVGQQAVRGERINRGYEGRTLSHFEPNDLSADAHGFVEHSYREGLEPKEFFFHAMGGREGLVDTAVRTSKSGYLQRRLINALSELETQYDGTVRDTSDTVVQFEFGEDGTSPVEVSSSEEGEAVDVDAIAERVLDEEFDDEREKARFLGERTEPTNLSEHADGYWAAEGDD
- a CDS encoding 30S ribosomal protein S7; amino-acid sequence: MSTDQPEPEAPGSEDSDALLFQRWSVDDIEYTDPSTERYITVTPIAHTMGRHADKQFKKSEISIVERLINRLMQTDENTGKKQLTTSLVRDAFEAIHDRTGENPVQVLVEAIENSAPREETVRLKYGGISVPKAVDISPQRRVDQALKFIAEGVHSDSFKTETDAADAVAQQLIGAANNDVSTYAVNQKEEKERVAAAAR
- a CDS encoding NusA-like transcription termination signal-binding factor — protein: MIRLSDEARRLLALFEEETDATARDCIVDDEHDRVVYLVAAGEMGQAIGAGGENVKRVEDRLDREVKLVEDAATPEDFVANALAPAAVYNVTISENDDTVAYAEVAQEDHGAAIGTGGKNIEAARELAQRHFDIDGIELT
- a CDS encoding 30S ribosomal protein S12, which gives rise to MANGKYAARKLKKDRQKRRWSDSEYARRERGLGEKSDPLEGAPQGRGIVLEKVGIEAKQPNSAIRKCVRVQLIKNGKQVTAFCPGDGAISFIDEHDEVTIAGIGGAKGRAMGDLSGVNYKVEKVNGVSMIELVRGNAEKPVR
- a CDS encoding energy-coupling factor ABC transporter ATP-binding protein, producing MIEVRNLVHRYDGEPAVDGVSVTIPDGEWVVVAGPNGSGKTTLVRHFNALLVPDEGEALVDGRSAADHPVAARTAVGMVFQRPRDQFVAGTVGADVAFGPENLGLAREAVDRRVEAALAAVDMAGRGDERVDALSGGEQARVAVAGALAMEPDHLVLDEPFAGLDWPARQSVLAHLDALHADGTGVVVVTHDLRDVLSRADRVLGLRDGRLVVDADPETARDRLPDLGVRVPGC
- a CDS encoding energy-coupling factor transporter transmembrane component T family protein, whose amino-acid sequence is MLNYRPGDGLAHRLDPRSKLAFQAGFAVAVFAGPTPAWLAAMTALAAGCLAVARLSPLRALWAYRVVLVVLALGPVLGGVVPGPPWFRVGPALESLRAVARVVPVLLVSAAFIRSTPVRDTRAAVQRTVPGRPGQLLGVGVGLTVRFVPVVRADVRRVRDAVRARGGDGRSLRDRASRLATLSVLRALARSDRLALALRARCFAYDPTLPALRFSRPDYPVLALAVLLAATPLL
- a CDS encoding SDR family NAD(P)-dependent oxidoreductase translates to MTVLDRFRLDGDVALVTGAAGGIGGALAEAMAESGADVAVADIDEEVHAVADRLAAETDAAVEPVVADVSEESEVEGMVDRTVEALGGLDVAFANAGVAIRGGPAPEYDMDAWDELMDVNLRGVFLTARAAAAHMRDHGGGRIVNTASILGFNGTRLEGLAGYTAAKGGVVNLTRQLAAELADHDIRVNAIAPGFIETAMTEEGLGEVDRDVLVGQIPAGRIGQPADLKGLALYLASEASPYTTGETVLVDGGMDAA
- a CDS encoding winged helix-turn-helix domain-containing protein, producing the protein MSETGDGEQFPDALDPADAFAALADGTRVAILQALWEADDQTATFSELREAVGVGDSGQFNYHLDKLAGHFLRRTDDGYELALAGRRVIGSLLEGAYTKRGSIDPIALDRPCSYCGGDRTFRYEDERVTIDCADCSLSARFEVPPGVFAGYDRGQFPVVARQYLRVMLYEAASGFCPFCEGRFDVAVDPAGVAADDYEYDFPTARYTCARCGEELVTDLGTALLFEPAVVGFYADHGLDVREGPLNRFIVTHDVDVLADDPPEVAVTYTADGEQLRVVAGPGLSVRETERV
- the rpoA2 gene encoding DNA-directed RNA polymerase subunit A'', with product MTDYDVSEDVAALVEDADLPRRLKDNLYEALEGRDATAEEADEVIQATVAEYRETRVDPLDPVGTVSAQSIGEPGTQMTMNTFHYAGVAEIDVTQGLPRLIELVDARKEPDTPMMTVHLDEEYAADREKAHEVVWNIEATKILQLGDVSTNVADMVVQVALNEETLMERWPTAEDPVAVAEEIAETIEAELGVETTQRDLVVQFGPEQPSYRDLLQLVEELREIVFKGIEEVSRVVIRKEETEDGEEFVLYTEGSAFGDALDIEGVDASRTTCNNIHEIYRNLGVEAAREAIIEETMNTLEEQGLDDVNIRHLMLVADIMTNEGTIESIGRHGISGSKDSVLARAAFEVTVSHLLDAAIHGEVDDLNGVTENVIVGKPIKLGTGDVDLRMASGERETGSESGAD
- a CDS encoding DUF5781 family protein codes for the protein MDVQVRGPGPADPFLGARDLFATECDLARPVTVRIVDDPDERTRASHTDDAHRLTISRQAATSAMARELALHEFAHMHHYEADHPSHTQSTEEAIFLALAGRSVEQRKLTHCYQIANHMKDIYADDLWLEVAPADKLVAFLESSLAAAVADRPAEPGTGTREHVAAKPPRDGESAQPVSRLTPAADPEITAVNAAFALALVERHGLVDEDHRLYDLAHAAAADAPEVDLAEFKGHFRSLSPEPDESEYRKALVDVTRAYAGGSGPAAD
- a CDS encoding biotin transporter BioY, with the protein product MAERYESVELVGDRTVRYVASAVLLASLTAVLAYVSIPVPGIAVPFSLQPFGVFFAGLLLGPVWGGFGLALYLAVGLAGAPVFSNGNAGLGYVLGPTGGFLVGFLLAAVLVGAVVHRRVEPRDLRRVSVVTLAVALGVGVAAIYAVGVPWFAWAQGIPLEAAATAMAPFLPPDVLKAALTVGAVASGNEALRRAT